A genomic window from Fusarium falciforme chromosome 2, complete sequence includes:
- a CDS encoding NADH-cytochrome b5 reductase → MFARSAFRAAQSLKRTYSTETGGVGGSTALLHAAGAVGIAGSVYWYFGGVSAPATAAVIRKVPESQKAFTGGDQGFLSLQLADVETVNHNTKRLRFKLPEPDQVSGLTVASAILAKYEAPEDKRPILRPYTPIEEGEEGFLNLLVKKYPGGLMSTHIHNLVPGQHLDIMGPLPKYSWNENKHEHIALIGGGTGITPLYMLARAIFSNPNERTKVTLILGNVTEEDILLKEKLDQLEKTYPERFRAFHVLSQPSKDWTGGKGRISKDLLQTTLPNPKSENIKLFVCGPPGLMKAISGDMANPVEQGELSGVLHELGYTKNQVHKF, encoded by the exons ATGTTTGCTAGATCTGCATTTCGCGCGGCTCAGTCGCTCAAGAGA ACCTATTCTACGGAGACGGGCGGTGTGGGCGGCTCCACCGCTCTGCTTCACGCGGCTGGCGCTGTTGGCATCGCCGGCAGTGTCTACTGGTACTTCGGTGGTGTCTCCGCGCCCGCTACCGCCGCGGTTATCAGAAAGGTGCCTGAGTCCCAAAAGGCATTTACAGGGGGCGACCAGGGCTTCCTCTCTCTCCAACTCGCCGACGTCGAAACAGTCAACCACAACACTAAGCGCCTTCGCTTCAAGCTCCCCGAGCCCGACCAGGTCTCTGGTCTGACGGTCGCGAGTGCTATCCTCGCTAAATATGAGGCTCCTGAGGACAAGAGACCTATCCTACGACCTTATACTCCTATCGAAGAGG GCGAGGAGGGCTTTCTTAACCTCCTTGTTAAGAAATACCCTGGTGGCCTCATGAGTACCCATATCCACAACCTAGTCCCAGGTCAGCATCTCGACATCATGGGTCCCCTCCCTAAGTACTCATGGAACGAGAATAAGCATGAGCACATCGCCCTCATTGGTGGCGGTACTGGCATTACTCCTTTATACATGCTTGCCCGGGCCATCTTCAGTAACCCAAATGAAAGAACCAAGGTCACCCTTATCCTTGGGAATGTCACAGAGGAGGATATCCTCCTTAAGGAGAAGCTCGACCAGCTCGAAAAGACCTACCCCGAACGCTTCCGCGCTTTCCATGTTCTGAGTCAGCCCTCTAAAGACTGGACTGGAGGTAAAGGCCGTATTTCTAAGGATCTCCTTCAGACCACCCTTCCTAATCCCAAGAGCGAGAATATCAAGCTCTTCGTCTGTGGCCCTCCAGGTCTCATGAAGGCTATTTCCGGTGACATGGCTAACCCTGTAGAGCAGGGTGAGCTATCAGGTGTCCTTCACGAGCTCGGATATACCAAGAATCAAGTGCACAAGTTCTGA